A single genomic interval of Nycticebus coucang isolate mNycCou1 chromosome 21, mNycCou1.pri, whole genome shotgun sequence harbors:
- the SS18L1 gene encoding calcium-responsive transactivator isoform X1 yields MSVAFASARPRGKGEVTQQTIQKMLDENHHLIQCILEYQSKGKTAECTQYQQILHRNLVYLATIADSNQNMQSLLPAPPTQNMSLGPGALTQSGSSQGLHSQGSLSDAISTGLPPSSLMQGQIGNGPNHVSMQQTAQSTLPTTSMSMSGSGHGSGPGYSHSGPASQSVPMQGQGAIGSYVSRTNINMPSNPVSMMHQQAATPHYNSAQGGSQHYPGQTSIAMMGQGGQGSSMMGQRPMAPYRPSQQASSQQYLGQEEYYGEQYGHSQGAAEPMGQQYYPDGHSDYAYQQSSYTEQSYERSFEESTQHYYEGGNSQYSQQQAGYQQGAAAQQTYPQQQYPSQQSYPAQQQGYGPAQGAPAQYPGYQQGQGQQYGGYRASQTGPSAQQQRPYGYEQASFLVVPRRAHPLCLSRHSEDLS; encoded by the exons ATGCTGGATGAGAACCACCACCTGATCCAGTGCATCCTGGAATACCAGAGCAAGGGCAAGACGGCTGAGTGCACCCA GTACCAGCAGATCCTGCACCGAAACCTGGTGTACCTGGCTACCATTGCAGATTCCAACCAGAACATGCAGTCACTGCTCCCAGCT CCACCCACCCAGAACATGTCCCTGGGCCCCGGAGCGCTGACGCAGAGTGGTTCCAGCCAGGGCCTGCACTCCCAGGGCAGCCTGAGTGATGCCATCAGTACTGGCCTGCCCCCGTCCTCCCTCATGCAGGGCCAGATCGGCAATG GTCCAAACCATGTATCCATGCAGCAGACAGCGCAGAGCACGCTGCCCACCACTTCTATGAGCATGTCGGGCAGTGGCCATGGCTCTGGGCCTGGCTACAGCCATTCGGGACCTGCTTCTCAGAGTGTCCCCATGCAGGGCCAAGGCGCCATCGGCAGTTATGTGTCCCGGACCAATATCAACATGCCGTCCAACCCAG TGTCCATGATGCATCAACAGGCGGCCACACCCCACTACAACTCAGCACAGGGAGGGAGCCAGCACTACCCAGGCCAGACGTCCATCGCCATGATGGGCCAGGGTGGCCAGGGGAGCAGCATGATGGGGCAGCGGCCCATGGCACCCTACCGGCCCTCCCAGCAAG CCTCATCCCAGCAGTACCTGGGCCAGGAAGAATACTACGGCGAGCAGTATGGCCACAGCCAGGGTGCCGCAGAGCCCATGGGCCAGCAGTACTACCCGGATG GCCATAGCGATTACGCCTACCAGCAGTCATCCTACACGGAGCAGAGCTACGAGCGGTCATTTGAAGAGTCCACACAGCACTACTACGAGGGCG GGAACTCCCAGTACAGCCAGCAGCAGGCTGGGTACCAGCAGGGTGCAGCCGCGCAGCAGACGTACCCCCAGCAGCAGTACCCCAGCCAGCAGAGCTACCCGGCACAGCAGCAGGGCTACG GGCCTGCCCAGGGAGCACCTGCACAGTACCCCGGCTACCAGCAGGGACAAGGCCAGCAGTACGGAGGCTACCGGGCATCGCAGACAGGACCCTCCGCCCAGCAGCAGCGGCCATATGGCTATGAGCAGGCAAGCTTTCTGGTTGTCCCCAGACGTGCCCACCCTCTGTGTCTGTCAAGACATAGTGAAGATCTCTCTTAA
- the SS18L1 gene encoding calcium-responsive transactivator isoform X2 — translation MLDENHHLIQCILEYQSKGKTAECTQYQQILHRNLVYLATIADSNQNMQSLLPAPPTQNMSLGPGALTQSGSSQGLHSQGSLSDAISTGLPPSSLMQGQIGNGPNHVSMQQTAQSTLPTTSMSMSGSGHGSGPGYSHSGPASQSVPMQGQGAIGSYVSRTNINMPSNPVSMMHQQAATPHYNSAQGGSQHYPGQTSIAMMGQGGQGSSMMGQRPMAPYRPSQQASSQQYLGQEEYYGEQYGHSQGAAEPMGQQYYPDGHSDYAYQQSSYTEQSYERSFEESTQHYYEGGNSQYSQQQAGYQQGAAAQQTYPQQQYPSQQSYPAQQQGYGPAQGAPAQYPGYQQGQGQQYGGYRASQTGPSAQQQRPYGYEQASFLVVPRRAHPLCLSRHSEDLS, via the exons ATGCTGGATGAGAACCACCACCTGATCCAGTGCATCCTGGAATACCAGAGCAAGGGCAAGACGGCTGAGTGCACCCA GTACCAGCAGATCCTGCACCGAAACCTGGTGTACCTGGCTACCATTGCAGATTCCAACCAGAACATGCAGTCACTGCTCCCAGCT CCACCCACCCAGAACATGTCCCTGGGCCCCGGAGCGCTGACGCAGAGTGGTTCCAGCCAGGGCCTGCACTCCCAGGGCAGCCTGAGTGATGCCATCAGTACTGGCCTGCCCCCGTCCTCCCTCATGCAGGGCCAGATCGGCAATG GTCCAAACCATGTATCCATGCAGCAGACAGCGCAGAGCACGCTGCCCACCACTTCTATGAGCATGTCGGGCAGTGGCCATGGCTCTGGGCCTGGCTACAGCCATTCGGGACCTGCTTCTCAGAGTGTCCCCATGCAGGGCCAAGGCGCCATCGGCAGTTATGTGTCCCGGACCAATATCAACATGCCGTCCAACCCAG TGTCCATGATGCATCAACAGGCGGCCACACCCCACTACAACTCAGCACAGGGAGGGAGCCAGCACTACCCAGGCCAGACGTCCATCGCCATGATGGGCCAGGGTGGCCAGGGGAGCAGCATGATGGGGCAGCGGCCCATGGCACCCTACCGGCCCTCCCAGCAAG CCTCATCCCAGCAGTACCTGGGCCAGGAAGAATACTACGGCGAGCAGTATGGCCACAGCCAGGGTGCCGCAGAGCCCATGGGCCAGCAGTACTACCCGGATG GCCATAGCGATTACGCCTACCAGCAGTCATCCTACACGGAGCAGAGCTACGAGCGGTCATTTGAAGAGTCCACACAGCACTACTACGAGGGCG GGAACTCCCAGTACAGCCAGCAGCAGGCTGGGTACCAGCAGGGTGCAGCCGCGCAGCAGACGTACCCCCAGCAGCAGTACCCCAGCCAGCAGAGCTACCCGGCACAGCAGCAGGGCTACG GGCCTGCCCAGGGAGCACCTGCACAGTACCCCGGCTACCAGCAGGGACAAGGCCAGCAGTACGGAGGCTACCGGGCATCGCAGACAGGACCCTCCGCCCAGCAGCAGCGGCCATATGGCTATGAGCAGGCAAGCTTTCTGGTTGTCCCCAGACGTGCCCACCCTCTGTGTCTGTCAAGACATAGTGAAGATCTCTCTTAA